Proteins from one Pithys albifrons albifrons isolate INPA30051 chromosome 2, PitAlb_v1, whole genome shotgun sequence genomic window:
- the LATS1 gene encoding serine/threonine-protein kinase LATS1 isoform X4, translating to MKRSEKPEGYRQMRPKTFPASNYTGSSQQMLQEIRESLRNLPKPSDAAKADHSMGKMLSEDPRQGRNPPKFVTYHKVLQEIRNSLLPFANEATSAVKGTSEVNRQMLQDLQAAGFDEDMVVQALRQTNNRSIEAAIEFISKMSYQDPRREQMVAAAARPVNAGTVQQSVNRKQSWKGSKESLVPQRHGPSLADGVVYRSESPSAQPDVGRPLSGSGIAAFAQAHPSNGQRVNPPPLPQIRSVTPPPPPPRGQTPPPRGTTPPPPSWEPNSQTKRYSGNMEYVISRISPVPPGAWQDGYPPPPMNPPPINSSTQGQRGMSAVPIGRQPIIMQSSANSKFSFPPGRAGMQNGNCQAEFIVHQNVVSANSVSRQPPPYPMNPTNRQSPTALQMQAGGSAPPSAYTNGNLPQAMMVPNRNSHNMELYNTSVAGIPTSWSQPSPVQPQSSPGSGHDIPTWQPNVPVRSNSFNNHHGNRQSHSGSSQPSATTVTAITPAPIQQPVKSMRVLKPELQTALAPTHPSWMPQPVQTVQTIPFSESPSTNMAVMSPVAEAPSYQGPPPPYPKHLLHQNPSVNLYEAGPKLSKEEPPLLSREDENEKNYECVDSADKEKKQITTSPVPVRKNKKDEERRESRIQSYSPQAFKFFMEQHVENILKSHQQRLHRKKQLENEMMRVGLSPEARDQMRKMLCQKESNYIRLRRAKMDKSMFVKIKTLGVGAFGEVCLARKVDTNALYATKTLRKKDVLLRNQVAHVKAERDILAEADNEWVVRLYYSFQDKDNLYFVMDYIPGGDMMSLLIRMGVFPENLARFYTAELTCAVESVHKMGFIHRDIKPDNILIDRDGHIKLTDFGLCTGFRWTHDSKYYQSGDHVRQDSMDFSNEWGDPANCRCGDRLKPLERRAARQHQRCLAHSLVGTPNYIAPEVLLRTGYTQLCDWWSVGVILFEMLVGQPPFLAQTPLETQMKVISWQTALHIPPQAKLTPEASDLIIKLCRGPEDRLGKNGADEIKAHPFFKTIDFSSDLRRQSAFYIPKIAHPTDTSNFDPVDPDKLWSDDDKEGNRNDTLNGWYKNGKHPEHAFYEFTFRRFFDDNGYPYNNPKPIEYEYGNSQTSEQQSDNDDDDDEQAGRGIQSRDLVYV from the exons ATGAAGAGAAGTGAGAAGCCAGAAGGTTATAGACAAATGAGGCCTAAAACTTTTCCTGCCAGTAACTATactggcagcagccagcagaTGCTACAGGAAATACGAGAGAGCCTCAGGAATTTACCTAAACCCTCAGATGCTGCTAAGGCTGATCACAGCATGGGCAAAATGCTATCTGAAGATCCTAGACAAGGCCGAAATCCCCCCAAATTTGTAACATATCATAAAGTTTTGCAGGAAATAAGAAACTCACTTCTGCCTTTTGCAAACGAAGCAACCTCAGCTGTCAAAGGAACCTCAGAAGTTAATCGACAAATGCTGCAAGACTTACAAGCTGCTGGCTTTGATGAG GATATGGTTGTACAAGCTCTTAGACAAACTAACAACCGTAGTATAGAAGCTGCCATTGAATTTATAAGTAAAATGAGCTACCAGGACCCTCGTCGGGAGCAGATggttgcagcagcagcaaggcctgTCAACGCAG GGACTGTCCAGCAGTCAGTTAACCGcaagcagagctggaagggtTCTAAGGAGTCCCTGGTTCCTCAGCGGCACGGCCCTTCCCTGGCAGATGGTGTAGTGTATCGCTCCGAAAGTCCCAGCGCTCAGCCCGATGTAGGAAGGCCACTGTCTGGATCTGGCATTGCAGCATTTGCTCAGGCTCATCCTAGCAATGGACAAAGAGTGAATCCCCCACCTCTGCCACAGATAAGGAGTgtcactcctcctcctccacctcctcgAGGGCAGACACCCCCTCCAAGGGGAAccactccaccacctccttccTGGGAACCAAATTCTCAAACAAAGCGGTACTCTGGAAACATGGAATATGTGATCTCCCGTAtttccccagtgccaccaggagCATGGCAGGATGGTTATCCACCTCCACCTATGAATCCTCCACCCATTAATTCATCCACGCAGGGTCAGAGAGGCATGAGTGCTGTCCCTATTGGCAGGCAACCAATAATCATGCAGAGTTCTGCCAACAGCAAATTTAGTTTTCCCCCAGGAAGAGCTGGAATGCAGAATGGCAATTGTCAGGCAGAATTCATAGTTCACCAGAACGTGGTGTCCGCGAATTCGGTGAGTCGCCAGCCACCCCCGTACCCCATGAATCCAACTAACAGGCAGAGCCCCACAGCACTACAGATGCAGGCAGGAGGATCTGCTCCTCCTTCAGCATACACCAATGGGAATCTTCCTCAGGCAATGATGGTGCCAAACAGAAATAGTCACAACATGGAACTTTACAACACCAGTGTAGCTGGAATACCCACATCCTGGTCGCAGCCTTCCCCTGTGCAGCCGCAGTCGTCGCCTGGCAGCGGGCACGACATTCCTACATGGCAGCCCAATGTTCCCGTACGGTCAAATTCTTTCAATAACCATCATGGCAATAGGCAGAGTCACTCTGGCAGCTCTCAGCCTTCAGCCACAACAGTAACAGCCATAACACCAGCTCCCATCCAGCAACCAGTGAAAAGCATGCGTGTGTTAAAGCCAGAGCTGCAGACTGCGCTGGCACCCACTCACCCTTCTTGGATGCCACAGCCCGTGCAAACGGTTCAGACCATCCCCTTCTCTGAGAGCCCATCTACAAACATGGCAGTCATGTCTCCTGTGGCGGAAGCGCCGAGTTACCAGGGTCCCCCCCCACCTTACCCAAAACACTTGTTACATCAGAATCCTTCTGTCAATCTGTATGAGGCAGGACCCAAGCTCAGCAAGGAGGAACCACCTCTTTTATCCAGGGAGGATGAGAATGAAAAGAATTACGAATGCGTTGATTCAGcagataaagaaaagaaacaaattacaACATCCCCTGTTCCTGttagaaaaaacaagaaagatgaagaaagaagagagtcTCGCATCCAAAGTTACTCACCTCAAGCCTTTAAATTCTTCATGGAGCAACATGTGGAGAACATACTCAAGTCACACCAGCAACGTTTGCATCGGAAAAAACAACTAGAGAATGAAATGATGCGG GTTGGATTGTCACCAGAAGCCCGAGATCAAATGAGGAAGATGTTGTGCCAGAAGGAGTCTAATTACATTCGGCTAAGAAGAGCTAAAATGGACAAGTCGATGtttgtaaaaattaaaaccctGGGAGTTGGTGCATTTGGAGAAGTTTGCCTAGCAAGAAAAGTGGATACTAATGCTTTATATGCAACAAAAACTCTGAGGAAGAAGGATGTCTTGCTTAGAAATCAAGTTGCTCATGTTAAAGCTGAGCGGGATATCCTCGCAGAAGCTGATAATGAATGGGTAGTTCGCCTGTACTATTCATTCCAAGATAAGGACAATTTGTACTTTGTAATGGACTACATTCCAGGAGGTGATATGATGAGTCTCCTAATTAGAATGGGTGTCTTTCCAGAAAATTTGGCACGGTTCTACACGGCAGAACTGACCTGTGCAGTTGAGAGTGTTCATAAAATGGGCTTCATCCACAGAGATATTAAACCTGATAATATCTTGATAGACCGTGATGGTCATATCAAATTGACTGACTTCGGGCTCTGTACAGGTTTTCGGTGGACCCATGATTCAAAATACTACCAGAGTg GTGACCACGTACGCCAGGACAGTATGGATTTCAGCAATGAGTGGGGCGACCCTGCCAATTGCCGGTGTGGAGATCGGCTGAAGCCGCTGGAGCGCAGGGCTGCTCGTCAGCACCAGCGCTGCCTGGCCCATTCCCTCGTGGGCACACCCAATTACATCGCACCAGAAGTCTTGTTACGTACAG GTTACACACAATTGTGTGACTGGTGGAGTGTTGGGGTAATTCTCTTTGAGATGCTAGTGGGGCAGCCTCCATTCCTGGCACAAACACCACTGGAAACACAAATGAAG GTTATCAGCTGGCAAACTGCACTTCATATTCCACCTCAGGCTAAGTTGACTCCAGAGGCCTCTGATCTTATTATTAAACTCTGCCGAGGGCCAGAAGATCGTTTGGGCAAAAATGGTGCAGATGAAATAAAAGCTcatccattttttaaaacaattgaTTTTTCAAGCGATCTACGACGACAGTCTGCTTTCTACATTCCAAAAATTGCTCATCCTACGGACACATCAAACTTTGATCCAGTTGATCCAGATAAATTGTGGAGTGATGATGATAAGGAGGGAAACAGAAATGATACCCTTAATGGGTGgtacaaaaatggaaaacatcCTGAACATGCTTTTTATGAGTTTACCTTCCGAAGGTTTTTTGATGACAATGGCTACCCATACAACAATCCCAAGCCCATTGAGTATGAGTATGGTAATTCCCAAACCTCAGAACAGCAGTCAGACAatgacgatgatgatgatgaacaGGCAGGTAGAGGAATTCAGAGTCGTGATCTGGTTTATGTTTAG